A window of Argopecten irradians isolate NY chromosome 14, Ai_NY, whole genome shotgun sequence contains these coding sequences:
- the LOC138306952 gene encoding agmatinase, mitochondrial-like isoform X2, translating to MESTEGISVSLKKLKGLYACFVGVPLDIGTSNRSGTRFGPRQIRTESSLIRKLNISTGASPFDSFQVADVGDVNLNLYNLPKACEDIRNHFSRIVQTGCIPLALGGDHTMTYPILQAIRDKHGPVGLVHVDAHADTNDTMLGEKIAHGTPFRRAMEEGCLDGHRVIQIGLRGSNYCITDYDWGKEQGFRVVLGHECWHKSLTPLMSEVREMMGDRPVYITFDIDALDPAYAPGTGTPEIAGLTPAQGLEIVRGCRGMNIVGGDLVEVSPPYDPFGTTALTGANILFEMLCVLPKCKYLH from the exons GTTTGTATGCCTGCTTTGTTGGTGTTCCACTAGACATTGGTACATCTAACAGATCGGGCACCAGATTTGGTCCTCGACAAATACGGACGGAATCATCACTGATACGTAAACTCAACATCTCAACAG GGGCTTCACCATTTGATTCCTTCCAAGTTGCTGATGTGGGAGATGTCAATTTGAACCTGTACAACCTACCAAAGGCTTGTGAAGACATCCGGAACCATTTCTCACGTATCGTACAGACTGGGTGTATACCTCTGGCCCTGGGAGGGGATCATACAATGACCTATCCAATCCTACAGGCCATTAGG GACAAACATGGCCCAGTAGGTTTAGTCCACGTCGATGCCCATGCTGACACCAATGATACAATGCTGGGAGAGAAAATCGCTCATGGGACACCATTCCGCCGTGCAATGGAGGAAGGCTGTCTGGACGGCCATCGTGTGATTCAGATCGGTCTTCGTGGTTCTAACTACTGCATAACAGATTACGACTGGGGAAAAGAACAG GGCTTTCGTGTTGTTCTTGGCCATGAGTGCTGGCATAAATCCTTGACCCCTCTGATGTCAGAGGTCAGAGAGATGATGGGTGACCGGCCAGTCTACATCACCTTTGATATTGATGCCCTTGACCCTGCTTATGCTCCAGGAACAG GTACACCAGAAATAGCAGGCCTAACACCAGCACAAGGATTGGAGATCGTACGAGGATGTCGGGGTATGAATATTGTTGGTGGTGACTTAGTTGAG GTGTCACCACCATATGACCCATTCGGTACGACGGCTCTAACTGGTGCTAACATACTGTTTGAGATGTTGTGTGTCCTTCCAAAATGCAAGTATCTACACTAG
- the LOC138306952 gene encoding agmatinase, mitochondrial-like isoform X1, with the protein MLGRLTRSSAIRACRLFSSTCTSNGNFNEPLSGHDMPRAGGIASMMRLPVQNDASGLYACFVGVPLDIGTSNRSGTRFGPRQIRTESSLIRKLNISTGASPFDSFQVADVGDVNLNLYNLPKACEDIRNHFSRIVQTGCIPLALGGDHTMTYPILQAIRDKHGPVGLVHVDAHADTNDTMLGEKIAHGTPFRRAMEEGCLDGHRVIQIGLRGSNYCITDYDWGKEQGFRVVLGHECWHKSLTPLMSEVREMMGDRPVYITFDIDALDPAYAPGTGTPEIAGLTPAQGLEIVRGCRGMNIVGGDLVEVSPPYDPFGTTALTGANILFEMLCVLPKCKYLH; encoded by the exons ATGTTGGGCAGATTAACAAGATCGTCTGCTATAAGGGCTTGCAGACTATTTTCAAGTACCTGCACTTCAAATGGCAATTTTAATGAACCATTATCGGGACACGATATGCCAAGAGCTGGAGGAATTGCCTCCATGATGCGACTTCCAGTGCAAAATGATGCGAGCG GTTTGTATGCCTGCTTTGTTGGTGTTCCACTAGACATTGGTACATCTAACAGATCGGGCACCAGATTTGGTCCTCGACAAATACGGACGGAATCATCACTGATACGTAAACTCAACATCTCAACAG GGGCTTCACCATTTGATTCCTTCCAAGTTGCTGATGTGGGAGATGTCAATTTGAACCTGTACAACCTACCAAAGGCTTGTGAAGACATCCGGAACCATTTCTCACGTATCGTACAGACTGGGTGTATACCTCTGGCCCTGGGAGGGGATCATACAATGACCTATCCAATCCTACAGGCCATTAGG GACAAACATGGCCCAGTAGGTTTAGTCCACGTCGATGCCCATGCTGACACCAATGATACAATGCTGGGAGAGAAAATCGCTCATGGGACACCATTCCGCCGTGCAATGGAGGAAGGCTGTCTGGACGGCCATCGTGTGATTCAGATCGGTCTTCGTGGTTCTAACTACTGCATAACAGATTACGACTGGGGAAAAGAACAG GGCTTTCGTGTTGTTCTTGGCCATGAGTGCTGGCATAAATCCTTGACCCCTCTGATGTCAGAGGTCAGAGAGATGATGGGTGACCGGCCAGTCTACATCACCTTTGATATTGATGCCCTTGACCCTGCTTATGCTCCAGGAACAG GTACACCAGAAATAGCAGGCCTAACACCAGCACAAGGATTGGAGATCGTACGAGGATGTCGGGGTATGAATATTGTTGGTGGTGACTTAGTTGAG GTGTCACCACCATATGACCCATTCGGTACGACGGCTCTAACTGGTGCTAACATACTGTTTGAGATGTTGTGTGTCCTTCCAAAATGCAAGTATCTACACTAG
- the LOC138306952 gene encoding agmatinase, mitochondrial-like isoform X3 — MTGEQYSCTGLYACFVGVPLDIGTSNRSGTRFGPRQIRTESSLIRKLNISTGASPFDSFQVADVGDVNLNLYNLPKACEDIRNHFSRIVQTGCIPLALGGDHTMTYPILQAIRDKHGPVGLVHVDAHADTNDTMLGEKIAHGTPFRRAMEEGCLDGHRVIQIGLRGSNYCITDYDWGKEQGFRVVLGHECWHKSLTPLMSEVREMMGDRPVYITFDIDALDPAYAPGTGTPEIAGLTPAQGLEIVRGCRGMNIVGGDLVEVSPPYDPFGTTALTGANILFEMLCVLPKCKYLH, encoded by the exons ATGACAGGAGAGCAGTATTCATGCACAG GTTTGTATGCCTGCTTTGTTGGTGTTCCACTAGACATTGGTACATCTAACAGATCGGGCACCAGATTTGGTCCTCGACAAATACGGACGGAATCATCACTGATACGTAAACTCAACATCTCAACAG GGGCTTCACCATTTGATTCCTTCCAAGTTGCTGATGTGGGAGATGTCAATTTGAACCTGTACAACCTACCAAAGGCTTGTGAAGACATCCGGAACCATTTCTCACGTATCGTACAGACTGGGTGTATACCTCTGGCCCTGGGAGGGGATCATACAATGACCTATCCAATCCTACAGGCCATTAGG GACAAACATGGCCCAGTAGGTTTAGTCCACGTCGATGCCCATGCTGACACCAATGATACAATGCTGGGAGAGAAAATCGCTCATGGGACACCATTCCGCCGTGCAATGGAGGAAGGCTGTCTGGACGGCCATCGTGTGATTCAGATCGGTCTTCGTGGTTCTAACTACTGCATAACAGATTACGACTGGGGAAAAGAACAG GGCTTTCGTGTTGTTCTTGGCCATGAGTGCTGGCATAAATCCTTGACCCCTCTGATGTCAGAGGTCAGAGAGATGATGGGTGACCGGCCAGTCTACATCACCTTTGATATTGATGCCCTTGACCCTGCTTATGCTCCAGGAACAG GTACACCAGAAATAGCAGGCCTAACACCAGCACAAGGATTGGAGATCGTACGAGGATGTCGGGGTATGAATATTGTTGGTGGTGACTTAGTTGAG GTGTCACCACCATATGACCCATTCGGTACGACGGCTCTAACTGGTGCTAACATACTGTTTGAGATGTTGTGTGTCCTTCCAAAATGCAAGTATCTACACTAG